A window from Chryseobacterium vaccae encodes these proteins:
- a CDS encoding WG repeat-containing protein, which produces MAQTTQYTKILLSKKTGKEVTSYSGGYGTAYDFKTRSQSIVDSLGNITFETSPKERVSHIVKNRFILTSEESARVVESAVIDEKGNRMIPSDNQSFNMPWLSNEWIISSKQGKDAVYDYNGKQIIPYSDRIRLAGKKRFFVLKENQWFLYDFRGKQMSSRGFKKDYDFEGERALIINENGQSEIIGTEGQTLHQFSKQIVNIHSYPYLITKKQSTGKYGIIDTEENILAKEIFDGAVPEYFSGQNYIYLKKKGKTTVFNKKEKKLYPNNFKDLVPLSKDLFSFYSNSAKKTGVVNLSGETVVAPEYDFVKSFKISGKDFIYLKKEKEEKLLNKDLQNILDANTQVIAFYPDFLIIKKDSVYYTFSVSNRSLTVLKDIVFIKEQEPDFYNILNLYSKPAVCKNSSNLYGILNENGKEIVPFTYDDIVVFENSENEIIVKKDGKYGVINFQNEPLKEIVYDKYVWQKEVLKLDKDRKTDVIYFTRFKNIGSSL; this is translated from the coding sequence ATGGCACAGACCACTCAGTACACTAAAATCCTTTTATCAAAAAAGACAGGAAAAGAAGTGACTTCCTATTCCGGAGGCTATGGGACGGCTTATGATTTTAAAACCAGGTCTCAAAGTATCGTCGATTCCTTAGGTAATATTACGTTTGAAACTTCTCCTAAAGAAAGGGTTTCACATATTGTAAAAAACAGGTTTATCCTCACTTCCGAAGAATCCGCCCGTGTAGTTGAATCAGCGGTTATCGATGAAAAAGGAAACAGGATGATCCCATCTGATAACCAGAGTTTCAATATGCCATGGCTCAGCAATGAATGGATCATATCCTCAAAGCAAGGTAAAGATGCCGTTTACGATTATAACGGAAAACAGATCATTCCTTATTCGGACAGGATAAGGCTTGCAGGAAAGAAACGGTTTTTCGTTTTGAAGGAGAATCAATGGTTTCTATATGATTTCCGGGGAAAGCAAATGAGCAGCAGAGGCTTTAAAAAAGACTATGATTTTGAAGGTGAAAGAGCACTGATCATCAATGAAAACGGACAGAGTGAAATCATTGGAACAGAAGGACAGACCCTTCATCAGTTTTCTAAGCAAATAGTTAATATCCATTCCTATCCTTATCTTATTACAAAAAAACAGTCAACCGGAAAATATGGTATCATAGACACCGAAGAAAATATCCTTGCAAAAGAAATCTTTGATGGTGCTGTACCAGAATATTTCAGTGGCCAAAACTATATTTATCTGAAGAAAAAAGGGAAAACAACTGTTTTTAACAAGAAGGAAAAGAAGTTATATCCTAACAATTTTAAAGATCTGGTTCCTTTATCCAAAGATCTTTTCAGCTTTTACAGCAATTCTGCAAAAAAAACAGGAGTTGTCAATCTGTCGGGAGAAACAGTAGTCGCGCCGGAATACGATTTTGTAAAAAGTTTTAAGATTTCAGGAAAAGATTTTATTTATCTTAAAAAAGAAAAAGAAGAAAAGCTTCTGAATAAGGATCTGCAGAACATTCTGGATGCAAATACCCAGGTCATTGCTTTTTATCCAGATTTTCTGATCATTAAAAAAGATAGTGTTTATTACACATTTTCAGTTTCAAACAGGTCTTTAACTGTGCTGAAAGATATTGTTTTCATTAAAGAACAGGAACCCGATTTTTATAATATCCTGAACCTGTATTCAAAACCGGCAGTTTGTAAAAATAGCAGTAATTTATATGGCATCCTCAACGAAAACGGCAAAGAAATTGTTCCTTTCACCTATGATGATATTGTGGTATTTGAAAATTCTGAAAATGAAATTATCGTAAAAAAAGACGGCAAATATGGAGTAATTAACTTTCAGAATGAACCTCTGAAAGAAATTGTATACGATAAATACGTTTGGCAGAAAGAAGTTCTGAAGCTTGATAAAGACAGGAAAACAGACGTTATTTATTTCACCAGATTTAAGAACATCGGCAGCAGTCTTTAG
- the fabG gene encoding 3-oxoacyl-[acyl-carrier-protein] reductase, with translation MKLLEGKVALITGATRGIGKAIAEMYANQGAKVAFTYAGSVDKAKELEAALSSVTQIKGYQSDASDYDAAQKLIDDVMEEFGKIDILINNAGITKDNLLLRMSKEDWDVIMRVNLDSVFNLTKAVIKPMMKAKSGSIINMTSVVGISGNAGQSNYAASKAGVIGFTKSIAVELGSRNIRCNAVAPGFIETEMTAVLDEKVIQGWKDQIPAKRLGQTEDVANACVFLGSDMASYITGQTLQVDGGMLT, from the coding sequence ATGAAACTATTAGAAGGAAAAGTAGCGCTAATTACAGGAGCTACAAGAGGAATCGGAAAAGCAATCGCTGAAATGTACGCTAACCAGGGTGCAAAAGTAGCTTTTACTTATGCCGGCTCTGTAGACAAAGCTAAAGAATTAGAAGCAGCTTTAAGTTCTGTAACCCAGATTAAAGGATACCAGTCCGATGCATCAGATTATGATGCTGCTCAAAAACTGATTGATGATGTAATGGAGGAGTTCGGAAAAATTGATATTTTAATCAACAATGCAGGGATTACAAAAGATAATCTTCTGCTGAGAATGTCTAAAGAAGACTGGGACGTAATCATGAGAGTAAATCTGGATTCTGTGTTCAACCTTACTAAAGCGGTGATTAAACCGATGATGAAGGCTAAATCAGGATCTATCATCAATATGACTTCGGTTGTTGGAATAAGCGGAAACGCAGGACAATCGAACTACGCAGCTTCTAAAGCTGGGGTTATTGGATTTACAAAGTCTATTGCAGTAGAATTAGGCTCAAGAAACATCAGATGCAACGCTGTCGCTCCAGGATTCATTGAAACTGAAATGACTGCCGTTCTGGATGAAAAAGTAATCCAGGGATGGAAAGATCAGATCCCGGCAAAAAGACTTGGACAAACCGAGGATGTTGCCAATGCATGTGTTTTCTTAGGAAGTGATATGGCTTCTTACATTACAGGACAGACATTGCAGGTAGACGGAGGAATGTTAACTTAA
- a CDS encoding GMP reductase, with protein sequence MRIEYEIKLGFKDVMFRPKRSTLKSRSEVDLEREFTFRHTQKKWSGVPLIAANMDTVGTFEMALELAKDKIITAVHKHYTPEEWSAFLNSQPDSIHQYIALSTGTGKADEEKLRTIIEKHPKIEFLCIDVANGYSEHFVEFVKRARANFPDKIIMAGNVVTGEMVEELLLAGADIIKVGIGPGSVCTTRVKTGVGYPQLSAIIECSDAAHGLGGHIIADGGCKVPGDVAKAFGGGADFVMLGGMFAGHDESGGEIIEENGKKYRLFYGMSSKTAMDKHSGGVAEYRASEGKTVKAAYKGPVSETVKDILGGVRSTCTYVGASKLKELSKRTTFIRVQEQENQVFKD encoded by the coding sequence ATGCGTATAGAATATGAAATAAAACTGGGGTTCAAGGATGTCATGTTCCGTCCCAAACGTTCAACTTTAAAATCCCGTTCGGAAGTTGATCTGGAAAGGGAATTCACCTTCAGACACACTCAAAAAAAATGGAGCGGTGTTCCGCTGATTGCCGCCAATATGGATACAGTTGGTACTTTTGAAATGGCGTTGGAACTTGCTAAAGATAAAATCATCACAGCAGTGCACAAACATTATACGCCTGAAGAATGGAGTGCATTTCTTAACAGCCAGCCTGATAGCATTCATCAGTATATCGCTTTAAGTACAGGAACCGGAAAGGCTGATGAAGAGAAACTCAGAACGATCATCGAAAAGCACCCGAAAATTGAGTTTCTCTGCATTGATGTAGCGAATGGCTATTCTGAGCATTTTGTGGAGTTTGTGAAGCGCGCAAGAGCTAATTTTCCGGATAAGATTATTATGGCAGGTAATGTAGTAACCGGAGAAATGGTGGAAGAGCTTCTTCTGGCCGGAGCGGATATCATCAAAGTAGGAATTGGCCCCGGTTCGGTTTGCACCACCCGTGTAAAAACAGGGGTAGGCTATCCACAACTTTCTGCAATCATTGAGTGCTCTGATGCTGCCCACGGACTGGGAGGTCATATTATTGCCGACGGAGGCTGCAAGGTTCCGGGAGATGTAGCCAAAGCTTTCGGAGGCGGTGCTGATTTTGTGATGCTTGGCGGAATGTTTGCCGGACATGATGAAAGCGGCGGGGAGATCATTGAAGAAAACGGAAAAAAATACCGCCTGTTTTACGGAATGAGTTCCAAAACAGCAATGGATAAACATTCTGGTGGTGTTGCTGAATACCGTGCATCAGAAGGAAAAACAGTAAAAGCTGCTTACAAAGGACCGGTTTCAGAAACCGTAAAGGATATTCTCGGTGGTGTGCGTTCTACGTGTACGTATGTAGGAGCATCAAAACTTAAAGAGCTTTCTAAAAGAACTACTTTTATCAGGGTACAGGAGCAGGAAAACCAAGTCTTTAAAGATTAA
- a CDS encoding prolipoprotein diacylglyceryl transferase — protein sequence MKWFIFEPMDFPVTFEIFGRTVLAHPLFEAVGMFLGMRYYFYLKRKSSEKLSFNTSAAVLIGATAGALIGSKLIGNLENPYIIFENFSFTKFWSNNTIVGGLAFGLIGVELAKKIVHHKESTGDLIVFPLMLAIIIGRIGCFLTGIYEETYGIPTSSVFGMHLGDQYLRHPVALYEIAFLMILWIVLKYIQTRNKFASGFVFQLFMLSYFTFRFFLDFIKPRAEIIGKLGTIQLVCICVIIYYIYTIKNTQSLYLKYSK from the coding sequence ATGAAATGGTTTATTTTTGAACCTATGGATTTTCCTGTAACTTTTGAAATCTTCGGCCGTACGGTTCTTGCACATCCGCTTTTTGAAGCGGTAGGAATGTTCCTTGGGATGCGGTATTATTTTTATCTTAAAAGAAAATCCAGTGAGAAGCTTTCTTTCAATACCTCTGCTGCCGTATTGATAGGAGCCACAGCAGGAGCATTAATCGGTTCCAAACTCATCGGAAATCTGGAAAATCCGTACATTATTTTTGAAAACTTCAGCTTTACAAAATTCTGGTCTAATAATACGATCGTAGGAGGTCTTGCTTTCGGATTGATAGGGGTAGAGCTGGCTAAGAAAATAGTACATCATAAAGAAAGTACGGGAGATCTGATTGTTTTTCCGCTGATGCTGGCCATCATTATCGGAAGAATAGGCTGCTTCCTGACCGGAATTTATGAAGAAACCTATGGAATTCCTACCAGTTCTGTTTTTGGAATGCATCTGGGCGATCAATATCTCAGGCATCCTGTTGCCCTTTATGAAATTGCTTTTTTAATGATACTCTGGATTGTCTTAAAATATATTCAGACCCGGAATAAATTCGCTTCAGGATTTGTTTTTCAGTTATTTATGCTCAGCTATTTTACATTCCGGTTTTTCCTGGATTTTATTAAACCGAGAGCTGAGATCATCGGAAAACTTGGAACGATACAGCTGGTATGTATTTGTGTAATTATTTACTACATTTATACCATTAAAAATACCCAATCTCTCTATTTAAAATATTCAAAATGA